Proteins encoded together in one Triticum dicoccoides isolate Atlit2015 ecotype Zavitan chromosome 7B, WEW_v2.0, whole genome shotgun sequence window:
- the LOC119335230 gene encoding uncharacterized protein LOC119335230, with the protein MAPNFGRSISFPFTPARSFSKPSRHVRSVSLPGTTSSHPLLVNLKARIAALRSWIQQDTTASLHASLAAIQTLHAALADLLRLPEAGAALRCATGNTTDHLLDAFLLLADAHQGFQECLLSLRQAAAESRAALRRGDTGRLASASRSHHKAEKDLARLAASVFAISTKCVSLNLVAVSGEDAEMACALLEAAAASAAAVFLAAASMSSAALSCKKMSTFIPAFATKKVTAPETAVVAMEDVDF; encoded by the coding sequence ATGGCTCCCAACTTCGGCCGCTCCATCTCCTTCCCTTTCACCCCGGCGAGGTCATTCTCAAAGCCGTCCCGCCACGTCCGCTCCGTTAGCCTCCCCGGCACGACCTCCTCCCACCCGCTCCTTGTCAACCTCAAAGCCCGCATCGCCGCCCTCCGCTCCTGGATCCAGCAGGACACTACGGCGTCGCTCCATGCCAGCCTTGCCGCCATCCAAACGCTCCACGCCGCGCTCGCCGACCTCCTCCGCCTCCCGGAGGCTGGTGCTGCGCTTCGATGCGCCACCGGCAACACCACCGACCACCTTCtagacgccttcctcctcctcgccgacGCGCACCAGGGCTTCCAGGAGTGCCTCCTCTCACTCAGGCAGGCCGCCGCCGAGTCCCGTGCTGCGCTCCGCAGAGGGGACACGGGCAGGCTCGCGTCCGCCTCCAGGTCCCACCACAAGGCCGAGAAGGACCTTGCCCGCCTCGCCGCGTCAGTCTTCGCCATCTCCACCAAGTGCGTGAGCCTGAACCTCGTCGCCGTTAGCGGCGAGGATGCCGAGATGGCCTGCGCTCTTCTGGAGGCGGCGGCTGCCAGCGCTGCGGCCGTGTTCTTGGCCGCCGCGTCCATGTCGTCTGCCGCGTTGTCTTGCAAGAAGATGTCCACGTTTATTCCGGCATTCGCCACCAAGAAGGTCACCGCACCGgagacggcggtggtggccatggagGACGTGGATTTTTAA